One window of Desulfocurvibacter africanus subsp. africanus DSM 2603 genomic DNA carries:
- a CDS encoding DUF4258 domain-containing protein: MTRHAHRRMDERGIGMPTLQAVLRHGEMYWSHESHGLRVVCELLGFRAVIDPLGGAIITVFERRAS; the protein is encoded by the coding sequence GTGACGCGACACGCGCATCGACGCATGGACGAGAGGGGCATCGGGATGCCGACGCTGCAGGCCGTGCTCCGGCACGGAGAAATGTACTGGTCGCACGAGAGTCACGGCCTGCGCGTGGTCTGTGAGCTGCTGGGATTTCGGGCCGTGATCGACCCGCTGGGCGGTGCGATCATCACCGTTTTCGAGAGGAGGGCATCATGA
- a CDS encoding thermonuclease family protein, whose translation MRYILLLFLLLWPVLAFAFPAKVIKISDGDTIIVLTEDKRQVRVRLFGVDTPEKRQARGRQAADYTKSIAALQTVDVQEMDVDRYGRLVGRVTLADGRVLNAELVANGWAWVYQDYCRTTECRAWEQLEQQARAKRVGIWQDKNPQAPWEWRREQREGGRPAEPKKEAAASYRGNTSSHVFHAPGCKHYDCKNCTESFASREAAIRAGYTPCGVCKP comes from the coding sequence ATGCGATACATCCTTCTGCTTTTTCTTCTCCTCTGGCCAGTCCTCGCCTTCGCCTTCCCCGCCAAGGTCATTAAGATCAGCGACGGCGACACCATCATTGTCCTCACCGAGGATAAGCGCCAGGTGCGCGTCCGTCTCTTCGGCGTGGATACGCCGGAGAAGCGCCAAGCCAGGGGCAGACAAGCCGCCGACTACACCAAAAGCATCGCCGCACTGCAGACCGTCGACGTCCAGGAGATGGACGTGGACCGCTATGGCCGACTCGTTGGTCGCGTCACCCTGGCCGATGGCCGTGTGCTGAATGCCGAGCTCGTCGCCAATGGTTGGGCATGGGTCTATCAGGATTACTGCCGGACGACTGAGTGCCGCGCATGGGAGCAGTTGGAGCAGCAGGCCCGGGCAAAGCGCGTGGGCATATGGCAGGACAAGAACCCACAAGCGCCATGGGAGTGGCGCCGGGAACAGAGAGAGGGCGGAAGGCCAGCGGAGCCGAAGAAGGAGGCTGCGGCATCCTACCGAGGAAACACCAGCAGCCATGTATTCCACGCGCCTGGGTGCAAGCACTACGATTGCAAGAACTGCACGGAGAGCTTCGCCAGCAGGGAGGCGGCTATACGTGCTGGTTACACGCCGTGTGGTGTCTGCAAACCATAA
- a CDS encoding acyltransferase family protein, giving the protein MKYRPEIDGLRAIAVLSVIFFHLKLMPLKGGYLGVDIFFVISGYLITSIILKEINSTGSFSFTNFYIRRAKRILPALFTMLATTSIISCFVLPLNFFYDFIKSSIAAIASVSNITFYYQSGYFDVDSELKPLLHTWSLGIEEQFYIILPMLLFILAAKWKLSWLKTILALTALSFLSWLLCIKTNNTNTNFSFYFLPARAWELLSGSLVALILSRSEISIKKPYLHAVEILSIAAIATSFYMAPGGTGKWNTVVVAFSSILIFTRGGIVTSVLSTKPFTFIGKISYSLYLWHWPLFVLLTLNTLLEFKTPTLTMSVLIAILCLVVSYFSWRYIEQPFRQAQINLNHLSKLIAPACLIILFFSVYGVASNRHYVSRLEPRDSLHTASAERTSTEIDNNDLLHIGSKDIDFLITGDSHASVLIPALASLAEEFSLGGMVATSSGTLITPEYQTTANFQQHSAFASSVQDYIRRQKIKNILFICRWNYYAHRTGYDTSYVPMSYNGTQDNDVPEKVFSAALTHTLRELLNNDAVVYILEQVPEHPYRSIDYALSKSIYSSPLSYNTARSQTLRNVVNDINHPNLHLIPTHILFQKNDQAFFSNSEAVLYHDDDHVNYYGTQYVKKALRVFFEHVASQKESHGINLLSS; this is encoded by the coding sequence ATGAAATACAGGCCAGAGATTGATGGATTGCGAGCAATAGCCGTCCTAAGCGTCATTTTTTTTCATCTGAAGCTAATGCCCTTGAAAGGCGGCTATCTTGGTGTCGATATTTTTTTTGTGATCTCTGGGTATCTCATTACATCCATTATACTAAAAGAAATTAATTCTACTGGATCTTTTTCTTTTACCAATTTTTACATAAGAAGAGCAAAACGAATACTACCAGCGCTATTCACTATGCTGGCTACTACCTCAATAATTTCATGTTTTGTTTTGCCCCTTAACTTTTTTTACGATTTTATAAAATCCTCCATAGCTGCAATTGCATCTGTTTCAAACATTACTTTTTATTATCAAAGCGGATACTTCGACGTAGACAGCGAACTTAAGCCACTCCTCCATACATGGTCTCTGGGCATAGAAGAGCAATTCTATATCATCTTACCAATGCTTCTGTTTATATTGGCAGCCAAGTGGAAGCTCTCTTGGTTAAAAACCATCTTAGCTTTAACCGCCTTATCCTTTCTATCATGGCTCTTATGCATTAAGACTAATAATACAAACACAAACTTCTCTTTCTACTTTCTACCAGCACGAGCATGGGAACTGCTATCCGGCTCTCTAGTGGCTCTCATTCTCTCCAGATCTGAAATTTCAATAAAGAAGCCATACCTCCACGCAGTGGAAATATTATCAATAGCTGCAATTGCAACATCCTTCTACATGGCTCCTGGTGGCACTGGAAAATGGAATACCGTCGTAGTGGCATTCTCATCAATTTTAATTTTCACGAGAGGCGGCATAGTAACATCTGTCCTTTCAACCAAGCCGTTCACCTTTATTGGTAAAATCTCATATTCTTTATACTTATGGCATTGGCCTTTATTCGTACTGCTCACATTGAATACACTCCTTGAGTTTAAGACTCCTACACTCACCATGTCTGTGCTCATTGCCATTCTTTGCCTAGTTGTATCCTATTTTTCTTGGAGATACATTGAACAACCTTTCCGTCAGGCGCAAATTAATTTGAATCATTTATCCAAGTTAATTGCCCCAGCCTGCCTAATCATCCTATTCTTTAGCGTATATGGAGTAGCCAGCAACAGGCATTACGTATCTAGATTAGAGCCTAGAGATAGTCTGCATACCGCTTCGGCGGAAAGAACCTCAACAGAAATTGATAACAACGACCTTTTGCATATTGGGAGTAAAGATATTGATTTTTTAATTACCGGAGATAGCCACGCTAGCGTCCTTATCCCTGCCCTAGCGAGTTTGGCAGAAGAATTCAGCCTGGGCGGCATGGTAGCAACGTCAAGCGGAACTCTCATTACGCCAGAATACCAGACAACGGCAAATTTTCAGCAACACTCTGCCTTTGCGAGTAGCGTTCAGGACTATATCAGACGACAAAAGATAAAAAATATCCTGTTTATTTGCAGATGGAACTACTACGCACACAGAACTGGATACGATACAAGCTATGTTCCAATGTCTTACAATGGAACACAAGACAATGATGTCCCAGAAAAAGTCTTCAGCGCAGCATTAACGCATACCCTGAGAGAGCTGCTTAACAACGATGCAGTTGTGTATATTCTTGAGCAAGTTCCTGAACATCCTTACAGAAGCATTGATTACGCCTTGTCTAAAAGCATCTACTCATCACCTCTCTCATACAATACTGCGAGATCTCAAACGCTTCGGAATGTTGTTAATGATATAAACCACCCAAACTTACATCTTATTCCGACGCACATATTGTTCCAAAAGAACGATCAAGCCTTTTTTTCAAATAGCGAGGCAGTTCTCTACCATGACGATGATCACGTTAATTACTACGGAACTCAGTACGTGAAAAAGGCTCTGCGGGTTTTCTTTGAACACGTGGCTTCACAAAAAGAAAGTCATGGAATTAACCTTTTATCTTCCTGA
- a CDS encoding AAA family ATPase codes for MRLVIMQGLPGSGKSRVVARDYKGLQVVCLDDIRLALGQVFNPATETMVLAIAEASVRSHLIGGRDVVVDDTHTSARNVMRWVRMGREHAAGVVLHRIVCDLEVCVRRRAGTAVTREHIERMDRNLMLERVTRDVFDLVIEEEG; via the coding sequence ATGCGGCTGGTGATCATGCAGGGCCTGCCTGGCAGCGGCAAGAGTCGCGTCGTGGCCAGGGATTACAAAGGCCTCCAGGTCGTGTGCCTGGACGACATCCGCCTGGCGCTCGGCCAAGTGTTCAACCCGGCGACCGAGACCATGGTCCTGGCCATCGCCGAGGCCTCGGTGCGCTCGCACCTCATCGGCGGCCGGGACGTGGTCGTGGACGACACGCACACGAGCGCCAGGAACGTCATGCGCTGGGTGCGCATGGGCCGTGAACACGCAGCGGGAGTTGTCCTGCACCGCATCGTCTGCGACCTGGAAGTGTGCGTGCGCAGGCGGGCGGGTACGGCCGTTACCCGCGAGCACATAGAGCGGATGGACCGCAATCTCATGCTGGAGCGTGTCACTCGGGACGTATTTGACCTCGTGATCGAGGAGGAAGGTTAG
- a CDS encoding tyrosine-type recombinase/integrase produces the protein MPSLVLKRGKRRWRASVMVDGQCRKKWFTDDSKDSQRAAATWEAEAKAQLKRECSQASTACPSLYEWGERYMDHVSTYKAEKTYVEKRIELHKFLGAVPKGIAAANYSSVPADVFGAARGEAEAYLQEQAKSRSPNAANKARKNLAAGWDWARKHLPGWPMVENPFRLVERVPEVRMPRYVPPREHVEAVDEYLRRECASGDPARVQDWVMFGVFRWLMARKGEVHRMSPADVNLVGGMVRLWSRKTRTGDMEGKWVPMIQPLRERMLLWDRERPIKDKQNLFLVLDTFKFCEAHYGNPFTSRQHVMERWCERAGVKPAFDHHSIRHRGAIDLYESGARISTIQRILRHERPTTTERYLESLGVDLAATREALERTFGGGKVIHLARVAEAK, from the coding sequence ATGCCGAGTCTGGTGTTGAAGAGAGGCAAGCGACGCTGGCGCGCGTCCGTAATGGTGGACGGCCAGTGCAGAAAGAAGTGGTTCACGGACGACAGCAAGGACAGTCAACGCGCTGCCGCAACGTGGGAAGCCGAGGCCAAGGCGCAGCTCAAGCGGGAGTGCAGCCAAGCAAGCACGGCCTGCCCAAGCCTGTATGAATGGGGCGAAAGGTACATGGACCACGTGAGCACGTACAAGGCCGAGAAGACCTACGTGGAGAAGCGCATCGAGCTGCACAAGTTCCTGGGGGCCGTGCCGAAGGGCATAGCCGCGGCGAACTACTCCTCGGTGCCGGCGGACGTGTTTGGGGCGGCTCGGGGCGAGGCTGAGGCCTATCTGCAAGAGCAGGCCAAGAGTCGCTCGCCCAACGCGGCGAACAAGGCGCGCAAGAACCTGGCCGCCGGCTGGGATTGGGCGCGCAAGCACTTGCCGGGCTGGCCGATGGTCGAGAATCCGTTCCGCCTGGTGGAGCGGGTGCCGGAGGTGCGCATGCCGCGCTATGTGCCGCCGCGCGAGCACGTGGAGGCCGTGGACGAATACCTGCGCCGGGAGTGCGCCTCGGGCGATCCGGCGCGGGTGCAGGACTGGGTCATGTTCGGCGTGTTCCGCTGGCTGATGGCCCGCAAGGGCGAGGTACACAGGATGTCGCCGGCTGACGTGAATCTGGTGGGCGGCATGGTGCGGCTGTGGAGCCGCAAGACGCGCACGGGCGACATGGAGGGCAAGTGGGTGCCCATGATCCAGCCTCTGCGCGAGAGGATGCTGCTGTGGGACCGGGAGCGGCCGATCAAGGACAAGCAGAACCTGTTCCTGGTCTTGGACACGTTCAAGTTCTGCGAGGCGCACTACGGCAATCCGTTCACGTCGAGGCAGCATGTCATGGAGCGCTGGTGCGAGCGGGCCGGGGTCAAACCGGCTTTTGACCACCATAGCATCCGGCACCGTGGGGCCATCGACTTGTACGAGTCGGGCGCGAGGATCAGCACGATCCAGCGTATCCTGCGGCACGAGCGGCCGACGACGACGGAGCGGTATTTGGAGAGCCTGGGCGTTGACCTCGCGGCCACGCGCGAGGCTCTGGAGCGGACCTTCGGCGGGGGCAAGGTTATCCACCTGGCCCGTGTAGCGGAGGCAAAATGA
- a CDS encoding S24 family peptidase — MFLGGKDVAAGPTYQITTLGHNGHVRRAEVVRGTGEVDLGYLIDVHAEAGAGPASMRWEPEAIASVCIPPDYYKPGVFGLRIKGKSMEPLISRDAFVGVDAQDRELVSGDIYAVFIPHEGLRVKQLFLDPSAGEYVLHSVNPTHPDMRLSIADGEHLIVGRVVWVLQKF, encoded by the coding sequence ATGTTCCTAGGCGGGAAGGACGTGGCGGCCGGGCCGACCTATCAGATCACAACCTTGGGGCATAACGGCCACGTGCGGCGGGCGGAAGTGGTGCGCGGGACTGGTGAGGTGGATCTCGGCTATCTCATCGACGTGCACGCCGAGGCCGGGGCCGGACCGGCGAGCATGCGCTGGGAGCCGGAAGCCATTGCCTCGGTGTGCATTCCGCCGGACTACTACAAGCCCGGCGTCTTCGGCCTGCGCATCAAGGGCAAATCCATGGAGCCGCTCATCAGCCGCGACGCTTTCGTCGGCGTTGATGCGCAGGACCGGGAACTCGTGAGCGGGGATATCTACGCCGTATTCATCCCGCACGAGGGCTTAAGGGTTAAGCAGCTTTTCCTCGACCCATCCGCCGGCGAGTACGTACTGCACTCCGTCAACCCGACACACCCTGACATGCGACTGTCCATCGCAGATGGCGAGCACCTGATCGTGGGCCGGGTCGTGTGGGTGCTGCAGAAGTTTTGA
- a CDS encoding HNH endonuclease: protein MSGLMSDNWLYDSSPGKLGTSKSGGPFLPDTIARVWLNANRSPNHDPEMYRLDPCGKLIRRDLYGDYSEMGWEIDHIKPVFHGGTDDIWNLQAMHWHNNRVKSDTWPWSPSDCSKY from the coding sequence ATGTCAGGATTGATGAGCGACAACTGGCTCTATGACTCTTCGCCCGGAAAGCTCGGTACATCGAAATCTGGCGGCCCATTCCTGCCCGACACCATCGCCCGGGTCTGGCTCAATGCCAACCGTTCGCCCAATCACGACCCTGAGATGTACCGCCTGGATCCGTGCGGCAAGCTCATCCGGCGGGACCTCTATGGCGACTACTCGGAGATGGGCTGGGAGATCGACCATATCAAACCGGTCTTCCACGGCGGCACAGATGATATTTGGAACCTACAGGCCATGCACTGGCACAACAACCGAGTCAAAAGCGACACCTGGCCTTGGTCGCCTAGCGACTGCTCCAAGTACTAG
- a CDS encoding repeat-containing protein, HAF family encodes MIRRVFALALGGVLMCLFVHAMADQVFAQLTPRRHIARFIPIRPPLESGFTSLTTVGDSEDGWVMTGHGATADGEVPFAWRERVVYPLNGLPSGTTGSGRAAGWRGFQENGQTVYKMAVVGVLNNSSGGQAFLWVYDEGFQSLPGLDGVRSEANGMSLSGPMIAGQRQTSRGLEAYYWTANGGVVDLGDLDGGTVESKAWSVAQDNEAIVGEAQSAQGTQAFLWTPGGNMSGLGDLSGGAYYSSARAVAKPENSALQAVVGVGTSARGQEAFRWTQSGGMQGLGDLAGGTYASVARDVDETGTYVVGSSNTDQGETAFVWDSVYGMRDLRALVADEFGLETDLAGWTLDAATSIATNLTVEDRNDILMIAGSGVDPEGTHCSWRITFTPRDDVETPRQITAARYLLLH; translated from the coding sequence ATGATCCGGCGTGTTTTCGCGCTGGCCTTGGGGGGAGTGCTGATGTGCCTATTCGTGCACGCCATGGCGGACCAGGTGTTCGCCCAACTTACGCCCAGGCGCCACATAGCTCGCTTTATTCCCATCCGGCCGCCATTGGAGAGTGGTTTCACATCATTAACTACCGTGGGCGACTCGGAAGACGGCTGGGTCATGACCGGACACGGCGCGACAGCGGACGGCGAAGTGCCCTTTGCGTGGCGCGAGCGGGTCGTCTATCCTTTGAACGGCCTGCCCTCCGGCACCACGGGCTCGGGCCGAGCCGCGGGCTGGCGAGGGTTCCAGGAGAACGGCCAGACCGTGTACAAGATGGCGGTTGTCGGCGTCCTGAACAACTCCTCGGGCGGCCAAGCCTTCTTGTGGGTTTACGATGAGGGCTTTCAGTCCCTGCCGGGGCTCGACGGCGTGCGTAGTGAAGCCAACGGCATGTCGCTGTCCGGCCCCATGATTGCAGGGCAGAGGCAGACTTCCCGCGGTCTGGAAGCTTACTACTGGACGGCTAATGGAGGCGTTGTGGACTTGGGCGACCTCGACGGCGGAACCGTGGAAAGCAAGGCCTGGTCCGTGGCCCAGGACAACGAGGCCATCGTGGGCGAGGCCCAGTCGGCCCAAGGCACGCAAGCCTTTTTGTGGACTCCGGGCGGAAACATGAGCGGTCTGGGCGATCTGAGCGGCGGCGCGTACTACAGTTCGGCGCGTGCAGTGGCCAAGCCCGAAAACTCGGCATTGCAGGCCGTGGTGGGCGTGGGCACGTCGGCTCGGGGCCAGGAGGCCTTCCGCTGGACTCAGTCGGGCGGCATGCAAGGGTTGGGCGACCTGGCCGGGGGCACCTACGCAAGCGTGGCCAGGGACGTGGACGAAACCGGTACGTATGTCGTGGGCTCATCGAACACGGATCAGGGTGAGACGGCTTTTGTCTGGGACAGCGTGTACGGCATGCGCGACCTGCGCGCTCTGGTGGCCGATGAGTTCGGGCTGGAAACGGACCTCGCGGGATGGACCCTGGATGCCGCCACGTCCATCGCCACGAACCTCACTGTCGAGGATCGCAACGATATACTTATGATAGCCGGGTCCGGCGTGGACCCCGAAGGCACGCATTGCTCGTGGCGGATAACGTTCACACCCAGGGACGATGTCGAAACGCCAAGGCAGATCACGGCTGCGCGCTACCTGCTCCTGCACTGA
- a CDS encoding phage Gp37/Gp68 family protein, whose amino-acid sequence MNRTGIPYLDYTWNPITGCSKCSPACDNCWAEKMAKRLAGRVGYPKDKPFSATFHPDRLIEPMQLQKPSRIGVTFMGDLFHEDVPGAWLHQVFAYMSLCPQHTFLVLTKRPQRMHEYLTALADEESWKRTLGLKWINGWPLRNVWLGTSIWDQPSAKRNIPPLLATPAAVRWVSYEPALGPVNLEAICGALPEGSITCHYGRAHARRECDCAFGLDWVVCGGESGPGARPMHPDWARKLSEHCRRYRVPFWFKQWGEWCPAESLYEAATLQNGARASNQVVCDSNGQHYLKDDPKGHWFDDSYYSERVGTKVAGNALNGEIIEQLPEVANGRV is encoded by the coding sequence ATGAACCGCACCGGCATCCCATATCTCGACTACACCTGGAACCCGATCACCGGCTGCTCCAAGTGCTCACCGGCCTGCGACAACTGTTGGGCCGAGAAGATGGCCAAGCGGTTGGCCGGACGGGTCGGGTATCCGAAGGACAAACCTTTTTCCGCTACGTTCCATCCTGACCGGCTGATCGAGCCGATGCAGCTGCAGAAGCCATCCAGGATCGGCGTCACGTTCATGGGCGACCTGTTTCACGAGGACGTGCCAGGCGCATGGCTGCACCAGGTGTTTGCCTACATGAGCCTGTGCCCGCAGCATACTTTCCTGGTGCTCACCAAGCGCCCGCAACGGATGCACGAGTACCTGACGGCGCTTGCCGACGAAGAGAGCTGGAAGCGGACCCTGGGCTTGAAATGGATCAACGGCTGGCCGCTCCGCAACGTCTGGCTCGGCACATCCATCTGGGATCAACCCTCGGCCAAGCGCAACATCCCGCCCCTGCTTGCCACTCCCGCGGCCGTGCGCTGGGTGAGCTACGAGCCGGCGCTGGGGCCGGTGAATTTGGAAGCAATCTGCGGAGCGCTGCCGGAAGGCTCGATCACTTGTCACTACGGGAGGGCACATGCTCGCCGGGAGTGTGACTGTGCGTTCGGCTTGGACTGGGTTGTTTGCGGCGGTGAGTCTGGGCCAGGCGCGCGGCCGATGCATCCTGATTGGGCACGGAAGCTCTCGGAGCATTGCCGACGCTATCGAGTCCCGTTCTGGTTCAAGCAGTGGGGTGAGTGGTGCCCTGCCGAGAGCCTGTATGAGGCCGCTACGCTCCAGAACGGGGCGCGCGCATCTAATCAGGTCGTATGCGACTCCAACGGCCAACATTACCTGAAGGACGATCCCAAGGGCCACTGGTTCGATGATTCCTACTATTCCGAGCGCGTCGGCACCAAGGTCGCCGGCAACGCACTCAACGGCGAGATCATCGAGCAGCTGCCGGAGGTGGCCAATGGTCGCGTATAG
- the serS gene encoding serine--tRNA ligase encodes MLDLKFLRGNMDLVRQALANRNSSLSLDHFEELDRKRRELLLESETLKSERNKASVEVARLKREGQDAQPLLGELSAKSERIKILDDLLKGVDDEVQGFLLTIPNIPHASVPVGKSEEDNQVVRTWGEPKTFDFTPKEHWELGTALGGLDFERAAKLAGSRFVVLRGWAARLERALAAFMLDVQTCEHGYTEIVPPYMVNRQTMTGTGQLPKFEEDLFKLEGCDYYLIPTAEVPLTNLHADETLDEDKLPLTFCAFTPCFRSEAGSYGKDTRGLVRLHQFHKVELVRIAHPDHSYEDLELMTSHAETILQKLGLPYRVLALCTGDMGFSATKTYDLEVWLPGQGKYREISSCSNCEDFQARRAGIRCKEKSAKKSRLTHTLNGSGLAVGRTMVAVLENYQQADGSILVPEALKSYMGGLDIIRPEV; translated from the coding sequence ATGCTCGATCTAAAATTTCTGCGGGGCAACATGGACTTGGTGCGTCAGGCCTTGGCCAACCGCAACTCCAGCCTGTCCCTGGACCATTTCGAGGAGCTGGACCGCAAGCGCCGCGAACTGCTGCTGGAATCCGAGACGCTCAAGAGCGAGCGCAACAAGGCCTCAGTCGAAGTAGCCCGGCTTAAGCGCGAGGGTCAGGACGCCCAACCACTGCTGGGCGAATTGTCGGCCAAAAGCGAGCGCATCAAGATACTGGACGATCTTCTGAAGGGAGTGGACGATGAGGTACAGGGCTTCCTGCTGACCATCCCCAACATCCCCCATGCCAGCGTGCCCGTTGGCAAAAGCGAAGAAGACAACCAGGTCGTGCGCACCTGGGGTGAGCCCAAAACTTTCGACTTCACGCCCAAGGAACACTGGGAATTGGGAACGGCCCTGGGCGGCCTCGACTTCGAGCGCGCCGCCAAGCTGGCCGGCAGCCGTTTCGTCGTGCTGCGCGGCTGGGCCGCCCGCCTGGAGCGAGCCCTGGCCGCTTTCATGCTCGACGTGCAGACCTGTGAGCACGGCTACACCGAGATCGTCCCGCCTTACATGGTCAACCGCCAGACCATGACCGGCACGGGCCAGCTGCCCAAGTTCGAGGAGGATCTATTCAAGCTGGAGGGCTGCGATTACTACCTCATCCCCACGGCCGAGGTGCCCCTGACCAACCTGCACGCCGACGAAACCCTGGACGAGGACAAGCTTCCGCTGACCTTCTGCGCCTTCACGCCCTGCTTCCGTTCCGAGGCCGGCTCCTACGGCAAGGACACCAGGGGCCTCGTCCGCCTGCATCAGTTCCACAAGGTCGAGCTGGTGCGCATCGCCCACCCGGACCACTCCTATGAAGATCTGGAGCTCATGACCTCCCACGCCGAAACCATCCTCCAGAAGCTCGGCCTGCCCTATCGCGTGCTGGCCCTGTGCACCGGCGACATGGGCTTCTCCGCGACCAAGACCTACGATCTGGAAGTCTGGCTGCCTGGGCAAGGCAAGTACCGCGAGATTTCCAGCTGCTCCAACTGCGAGGACTTCCAGGCCAGACGCGCAGGCATTCGCTGCAAGGAAAAGAGCGCCAAGAAAAGCCGCCTGACGCACACGCTCAACGGCTCCGGGCTGGCCGTGGGCCGGACCATGGTCGCCGTGCTGGAGAACTATCAGCAGGCCGACGGCTCAATTCTGGTGCCCGAAGCGCTGAAATCATACATGGGGGGGCTAGACATCATCCGCCCGGAAGTATAA
- a CDS encoding phosphoadenosine phosphosulfate reductase codes for MATKAGHHYGGKPVTPEAQEQLRMLRELPLEAKIERSLQVISCWYEAWDGKVAVSYSGGKDSELVRWLVGQVFKDVPAVCVNTGLEYPEVLRRARESGAIMLRPKMPFHKVIQDYGWPLISKRVARGINILRNPTSANANVYRLYDEGINRFGEPVARFRVPNRWRFLVTAPFPVSDECCNLMKKAPIKPWQRETGRMPILGIVASDSDAREKNYLQHGCNAYDLKNPRSTPLGFWTEQDVLACIRKYKIQIANVYGDIVEDESGQLSTTGVRNTGCVFCGFGLHMDETPTRFQRMAETHPRLWEFCMHKLGMLQVLDYCRAHVPSAAVSERFNPWPAQVKAEQCSLLGVCA; via the coding sequence GTGGCGACGAAAGCAGGACATCACTACGGCGGCAAGCCGGTCACGCCAGAGGCGCAGGAGCAGTTGCGCATGCTGCGCGAGCTGCCGCTCGAAGCGAAGATCGAGAGGAGCCTGCAGGTTATCTCGTGCTGGTACGAGGCCTGGGACGGCAAGGTCGCGGTGTCCTACTCCGGCGGCAAGGACTCCGAGCTGGTGCGCTGGCTCGTGGGTCAGGTGTTCAAGGACGTGCCTGCCGTGTGCGTGAACACCGGCCTGGAGTATCCCGAGGTCCTGCGCCGCGCTCGTGAGTCAGGCGCGATCATGCTCCGACCCAAGATGCCGTTCCACAAGGTGATTCAGGATTACGGCTGGCCGCTTATCTCCAAGCGCGTGGCGCGCGGCATCAACATCCTGCGCAACCCGACCAGCGCGAACGCGAATGTTTATCGACTCTACGACGAGGGCATCAACCGTTTTGGCGAGCCGGTGGCGCGCTTCCGCGTGCCGAACCGATGGCGCTTCCTGGTCACGGCTCCGTTTCCCGTCTCGGACGAATGCTGCAACCTGATGAAGAAGGCCCCGATCAAGCCGTGGCAGCGCGAGACGGGCCGCATGCCGATCCTGGGCATCGTGGCCAGCGATAGCGACGCACGAGAGAAGAACTACTTGCAGCACGGTTGCAACGCCTACGACCTGAAGAACCCGCGCTCGACGCCGCTTGGCTTCTGGACCGAGCAGGACGTGCTCGCCTGCATCCGTAAGTACAAGATCCAGATCGCCAATGTGTATGGAGATATCGTCGAGGACGAATCCGGCCAGCTCAGCACGACCGGCGTCCGCAATACAGGCTGCGTCTTCTGTGGCTTTGGCCTGCACATGGACGAGACGCCAACGCGCTTCCAGCGCATGGCCGAGACGCACCCGCGACTGTGGGAGTTCTGCATGCACAAGCTCGGAATGCTCCAGGTGCTCGACTACTGCCGCGCGCACGTGCCCTCGGCGGCCGTGTCCGAGCGGTTTAATCCGTGGCCGGCCCAGGTCAAGGCAGAGCAGTGCTCGCTGCTGGGGGTGTGTGCGTGA